One part of the Ziziphus jujuba cultivar Dongzao chromosome 2, ASM3175591v1 genome encodes these proteins:
- the LOC107417971 gene encoding auxin-responsive protein SAUR77, with the protein MKKINLLLRKCKSLSRQLGRSSSYTSLRSKSTREDLLWDNSHDHHGMQDQVEHDQYQTILVGSTRKRYVISSKYLNHPLLNALIEKSSPANKHKAAGDHHHHHHQVILVRCEVVLFDHLLWMLENADPNLSSESLEELASLYVF; encoded by the coding sequence ATGAAGAAGATCAACTTATTACTGAGGAAGTGCAAGAGCTTGTCAAGGCAGCTAGGCAGATCTTCATCTTATACTAGTTTAAGGTCCAAATCTACGAGGGAAGATTTATTATGGGATAATAGTCATGATCATCATGGCATGCAAGATCAAGTTGAACATGATCAGTATCAAACTATATTGGTAGGCAGTACTCGAAAGCGTTACGTTATCAGCTCTAAGTACTTGAACCATCCTTTGTTGAATGCTCTCATCGAGAAGTCGTCGCCGGCGAATAAGCACAAGGCAGCTggagatcatcatcatcatcatcatcaagttATTTTGGTCAGGTGTGAGGTTGTTCTGTTTGATCATCTTCTTTGGATGCTTGAAAATGCAGATCCGAATCTTAGCTCAGAGTCCTTGGAAGAACTTGCTTCACTATATGTattctga
- the LOC107417967 gene encoding uncharacterized protein LOC107417967 isoform X4 — MARIACSHLMPSLLHPLKQQRNHYKLMGVVGGLSRGFSASSMKISMSLRAGIVGLPNVGKSTLFNAVVENGKAQAANFPFCTIEPNVGIVAVPDKRLNVLSDLSKSQRVVPASIEFVDIAGLVKGASQGEGLGNKFLSHIREVDSILQVVRCFEDNDIVHVNGKVDPKSDIDVINLELVFSDLDQIEKRIEKLKKGKGKDSQSKVKEEAERSALERIKEALMDGKPARSVSLTDFEKDAIKHLCLLTMKPVIFVANVAESDVADPGSNPYVNQVMNLASELQSGLVTISAQVESELTELPADERTEFLKSLGVSESGLGNLIRATYNLLGLRTYFTSGEKETKAWTILAGMTAPQAAGVIHSDFEKGFIRAETLRSEGKDYIVQEGDVMLFRFNV; from the exons atggcgAGAATAGCTTGCAGCCACCTTATGCCATCACTCCTTCATCCACTGAAGCAGCAGAGAAACCATTATAAGCTGATGGGAGTAGTTGGGGGATTGAGCAGAGGGTTTTCTGCGTCTTCCATGAAGATAAGCATGAGCCTTAGAGCCGGCATCGTTGGTCTGCCTAATGTTGGCAAATCCACTCTCTTCAATGCTGTT GTTGAAAATGGGAAGGCTCAAGCTgccaattttcctttttgtacTATAGAGCCAAATGTAGGGATTGTTGCAGTTCCAGATAAACGTCTAAATGTGCTTTCTGATCTCAGCAAATCCCAGCGAGTGGTCCCAGCATCTATAGAATTTGTAGATATTGCTGGGCTTGTGAAGGGAGCCAGTCAAGGAGAG GGGTTAGGTAATAAATTTTTGTCACATATCCGAGAGGTCGACTCTATACTTCAG GTTGTTCGCTGCTTTGAAGATAATGACATTGTTCATGTTAATGGAAAAGTTGATCCTAAGTCTGATATCGATGTTATCAACTTAGAGCTTGTCTTCTCAGATCTTGACCAG ATCGAGAAAAGAATAGAGAAGCTCAAAAAAGGCAAGGGAAAAGACTCGCAGTCAAAAGTTAAG GAGGAAGCAGAAAGATCTGCCCTGGAAAGAATTAAAGAGGCACTTATGGATGGAAAACCAGCACGATCTGTTTCTttaacagattttgaaaaagatGCTATAAAGCATCTTTGCCTGCTTACAATGAAACCTGTTATATTTGTAGCAAATGTTGCAGAGTCTGATGTTGCTGACCCTGGAAGTAATCCTTATGTCAACCAAGTGATGAATCTTGCATCAGAGTTGCAATCTGGACTAGTAACAATTTCAGCTCAG GTTGAGTCAGAGCTTACTGAGCTTCCTGCTGACGAGAGAACAGAGTTTTTGAAGTCTCTTGGTGTCAGTGAAAGTGGTCTTGGAAATCTTATCAGGGCAACATATAATCTTTTGGGGCTTCGTACTTATTTTACTTCTGGCGAGAAG GAAACAAAAGCATGGACCATTCTTGCAG GAATGACTGCACCTCAAGCTGCCGGAGTCATTCACTCTGACTTTGAAAAAGGTTTCATTCGAGCTGAGACG TTGAGATCTGAAGGTAAAGATTACATTGTACAAGAAGGAGATGTGATGCTTTTCCGCTTCAATGTGTGA
- the LOC107417967 gene encoding uncharacterized protein LOC107417967 isoform X2 has translation MARIACSHLMPSLLHPLKQQRNHYKLMGVVGGLSRGFSASSMKISMSLRAGIVGLPNVGKSTLFNAVVENGKAQAANFPFCTIEPNVGIVAVPDKRLNVLSDLSKSQRVVPASIEFVDIAGLVKGASQGEGLGNKFLSHIREVDSILQVVRCFEDNDIVHVNGKVDPKSDIDVINLELVFSDLDQIEKRIEKLKKGKGKDSQSKVKEEAERSALERIKEALMDGKPARSVSLTDFEKDAIKHLCLLTMKPVIFVANVAESDVADPGSNPYVNQVMNLASELQSGLVTISAQVESELTELPADERTEFLKSLGVSESGLGNLIRATYNLLGLRTYFTSGEKETKAWTILAGMTAPQAAGVIHSDFEKGFIRAETVSYDDFVAAGSLAAAREKGVLRSEGKDYIVQEGDVMLFRFNV, from the exons atggcgAGAATAGCTTGCAGCCACCTTATGCCATCACTCCTTCATCCACTGAAGCAGCAGAGAAACCATTATAAGCTGATGGGAGTAGTTGGGGGATTGAGCAGAGGGTTTTCTGCGTCTTCCATGAAGATAAGCATGAGCCTTAGAGCCGGCATCGTTGGTCTGCCTAATGTTGGCAAATCCACTCTCTTCAATGCTGTT GTTGAAAATGGGAAGGCTCAAGCTgccaattttcctttttgtacTATAGAGCCAAATGTAGGGATTGTTGCAGTTCCAGATAAACGTCTAAATGTGCTTTCTGATCTCAGCAAATCCCAGCGAGTGGTCCCAGCATCTATAGAATTTGTAGATATTGCTGGGCTTGTGAAGGGAGCCAGTCAAGGAGAG GGGTTAGGTAATAAATTTTTGTCACATATCCGAGAGGTCGACTCTATACTTCAG GTTGTTCGCTGCTTTGAAGATAATGACATTGTTCATGTTAATGGAAAAGTTGATCCTAAGTCTGATATCGATGTTATCAACTTAGAGCTTGTCTTCTCAGATCTTGACCAG ATCGAGAAAAGAATAGAGAAGCTCAAAAAAGGCAAGGGAAAAGACTCGCAGTCAAAAGTTAAG GAGGAAGCAGAAAGATCTGCCCTGGAAAGAATTAAAGAGGCACTTATGGATGGAAAACCAGCACGATCTGTTTCTttaacagattttgaaaaagatGCTATAAAGCATCTTTGCCTGCTTACAATGAAACCTGTTATATTTGTAGCAAATGTTGCAGAGTCTGATGTTGCTGACCCTGGAAGTAATCCTTATGTCAACCAAGTGATGAATCTTGCATCAGAGTTGCAATCTGGACTAGTAACAATTTCAGCTCAG GTTGAGTCAGAGCTTACTGAGCTTCCTGCTGACGAGAGAACAGAGTTTTTGAAGTCTCTTGGTGTCAGTGAAAGTGGTCTTGGAAATCTTATCAGGGCAACATATAATCTTTTGGGGCTTCGTACTTATTTTACTTCTGGCGAGAAG GAAACAAAAGCATGGACCATTCTTGCAG GAATGACTGCACCTCAAGCTGCCGGAGTCATTCACTCTGACTTTGAAAAAGGTTTCATTCGAGCTGAGACG GTGTCTTATGATGATTTTGTTGCTGCTGGTTCACTTGCTGCAGCTAGAGAAAAAGGAGTT TTGAGATCTGAAGGTAAAGATTACATTGTACAAGAAGGAGATGTGATGCTTTTCCGCTTCAATGTGTGA
- the LOC107417967 gene encoding uncharacterized protein LOC107417967 isoform X3 — MARIACSHLMPSLLHPLKQQRNHYKLMGVVGGLSRGFSASSMKISMSLRAGIVGLPNVGKSTLFNAVVENGKAQAANFPFCTIEPNVGIVAVPDKRLNVLSDLSKSQRVVPASIEFVDIAGLVKGASQGEGLGNKFLSHIREVDSILQVVRCFEDNDIVHVNGKVDPKSDIDVINLELVFSDLDQIEKRIEKLKKGKGKDSQSKVKEEAERSALERIKEALMDGKPARSVSLTDFEKDAIKHLCLLTMKPVIFVANVAESDVADPGSNPYVNQVMNLASELQSGLVTISAQVESELTELPADERTEFLKSLGVSESGLGNLIRATYNLLGLRTYFTSGEKETKAWTILAGMTAPQAAGVIHSDFEKGFIRAETVSYDDFVAAGSLAAAREKGVLPNSQIKVIFGMHVDYERDG, encoded by the exons atggcgAGAATAGCTTGCAGCCACCTTATGCCATCACTCCTTCATCCACTGAAGCAGCAGAGAAACCATTATAAGCTGATGGGAGTAGTTGGGGGATTGAGCAGAGGGTTTTCTGCGTCTTCCATGAAGATAAGCATGAGCCTTAGAGCCGGCATCGTTGGTCTGCCTAATGTTGGCAAATCCACTCTCTTCAATGCTGTT GTTGAAAATGGGAAGGCTCAAGCTgccaattttcctttttgtacTATAGAGCCAAATGTAGGGATTGTTGCAGTTCCAGATAAACGTCTAAATGTGCTTTCTGATCTCAGCAAATCCCAGCGAGTGGTCCCAGCATCTATAGAATTTGTAGATATTGCTGGGCTTGTGAAGGGAGCCAGTCAAGGAGAG GGGTTAGGTAATAAATTTTTGTCACATATCCGAGAGGTCGACTCTATACTTCAG GTTGTTCGCTGCTTTGAAGATAATGACATTGTTCATGTTAATGGAAAAGTTGATCCTAAGTCTGATATCGATGTTATCAACTTAGAGCTTGTCTTCTCAGATCTTGACCAG ATCGAGAAAAGAATAGAGAAGCTCAAAAAAGGCAAGGGAAAAGACTCGCAGTCAAAAGTTAAG GAGGAAGCAGAAAGATCTGCCCTGGAAAGAATTAAAGAGGCACTTATGGATGGAAAACCAGCACGATCTGTTTCTttaacagattttgaaaaagatGCTATAAAGCATCTTTGCCTGCTTACAATGAAACCTGTTATATTTGTAGCAAATGTTGCAGAGTCTGATGTTGCTGACCCTGGAAGTAATCCTTATGTCAACCAAGTGATGAATCTTGCATCAGAGTTGCAATCTGGACTAGTAACAATTTCAGCTCAG GTTGAGTCAGAGCTTACTGAGCTTCCTGCTGACGAGAGAACAGAGTTTTTGAAGTCTCTTGGTGTCAGTGAAAGTGGTCTTGGAAATCTTATCAGGGCAACATATAATCTTTTGGGGCTTCGTACTTATTTTACTTCTGGCGAGAAG GAAACAAAAGCATGGACCATTCTTGCAG GAATGACTGCACCTCAAGCTGCCGGAGTCATTCACTCTGACTTTGAAAAAGGTTTCATTCGAGCTGAGACG GTGTCTTATGATGATTTTGTTGCTGCTGGTTCACTTGCTGCAGCTAGAGAAAAAGGAGTT TTGCCAAATAGTCAAATCAAAGTGATATTTGGCATGCATGTTGATTATGAGAGAGATGGCTGA
- the LOC107417967 gene encoding uncharacterized protein LOC107417967 isoform X1 yields MARIACSHLMPSLLHPLKQQRNHYKLMGVVGGLSRGFSASSMKISMSLRAGIVGLPNVGKSTLFNAVVENGKAQAANFPFCTIEPNVGIVAVPDKRLNVLSDLSKSQRVVPASIEFVDIAGLVKGASQGEGLGNKFLSHIREVDSILQVVRCFEDNDIVHVNGKVDPKSDIDVINLELVFSDLDQIEKRIEKLKKGKGKDSQSKVKEEAERSALERIKEALMDGKPARSVSLTDFEKDAIKHLCLLTMKPVIFVANVAESDVADPGSNPYVNQVMNLASELQSGLVTISAQVESELTELPADERTEFLKSLGVSESGLGNLIRATYNLLGLRTYFTSGEKETKAWTILAGMTAPQAAGVIHSDFEKGFIRAETVSYDDFVAAGSLAAAREKGVVSLWSYKIFWTVCRKLYLYYQSIVCLMKIVNLPFIGLFS; encoded by the exons atggcgAGAATAGCTTGCAGCCACCTTATGCCATCACTCCTTCATCCACTGAAGCAGCAGAGAAACCATTATAAGCTGATGGGAGTAGTTGGGGGATTGAGCAGAGGGTTTTCTGCGTCTTCCATGAAGATAAGCATGAGCCTTAGAGCCGGCATCGTTGGTCTGCCTAATGTTGGCAAATCCACTCTCTTCAATGCTGTT GTTGAAAATGGGAAGGCTCAAGCTgccaattttcctttttgtacTATAGAGCCAAATGTAGGGATTGTTGCAGTTCCAGATAAACGTCTAAATGTGCTTTCTGATCTCAGCAAATCCCAGCGAGTGGTCCCAGCATCTATAGAATTTGTAGATATTGCTGGGCTTGTGAAGGGAGCCAGTCAAGGAGAG GGGTTAGGTAATAAATTTTTGTCACATATCCGAGAGGTCGACTCTATACTTCAG GTTGTTCGCTGCTTTGAAGATAATGACATTGTTCATGTTAATGGAAAAGTTGATCCTAAGTCTGATATCGATGTTATCAACTTAGAGCTTGTCTTCTCAGATCTTGACCAG ATCGAGAAAAGAATAGAGAAGCTCAAAAAAGGCAAGGGAAAAGACTCGCAGTCAAAAGTTAAG GAGGAAGCAGAAAGATCTGCCCTGGAAAGAATTAAAGAGGCACTTATGGATGGAAAACCAGCACGATCTGTTTCTttaacagattttgaaaaagatGCTATAAAGCATCTTTGCCTGCTTACAATGAAACCTGTTATATTTGTAGCAAATGTTGCAGAGTCTGATGTTGCTGACCCTGGAAGTAATCCTTATGTCAACCAAGTGATGAATCTTGCATCAGAGTTGCAATCTGGACTAGTAACAATTTCAGCTCAG GTTGAGTCAGAGCTTACTGAGCTTCCTGCTGACGAGAGAACAGAGTTTTTGAAGTCTCTTGGTGTCAGTGAAAGTGGTCTTGGAAATCTTATCAGGGCAACATATAATCTTTTGGGGCTTCGTACTTATTTTACTTCTGGCGAGAAG GAAACAAAAGCATGGACCATTCTTGCAG GAATGACTGCACCTCAAGCTGCCGGAGTCATTCACTCTGACTTTGAAAAAGGTTTCATTCGAGCTGAGACG GTGTCTTATGATGATTTTGTTGCTGCTGGTTCACTTGCTGCAGCTAGAGAAAAAGGAGTTGTAAGTTTGTGGTCTTACAAAATATTCTGGACGGTTTGCAGGAAGCTCTATCTATACTACCAATCTATAGTCTGCCTTATGAAAATAGTAAATTTGCCTTTTATAGGTTTATTCAGTTAA